Proteins encoded together in one Osmerus eperlanus chromosome 20, fOsmEpe2.1, whole genome shotgun sequence window:
- the top2b gene encoding DNA topoisomerase 2-beta isoform X3, giving the protein MTKTADPKIKFFDGEDFTCVTFQPDLSKFKMDKLDKDIVALVTRRAYDIAGSCKGVKVMLNGKKLPVTGFRSYVDLYVKDKLDETGVALKVVNESVNERWEVCLTMSEKGFQQISFVNSIATTKGGRHIDYVVDQIVAKLIEVVKKKNKAGVTVKPFQVKNHIWVFVNALIENPTFDSQTKENMTLQTKSFGSKCPLSDKFIRAATNCGIVESILNWVKFKAQTQLNKKCSSVKHSKIKGIPKLDDANDAGGKHSSECTLILTEGDSAKSLAVSGLGVIGRDRYGVFPLRGKILNVREATHKQIMENAEINNIIKIVGLQYKKSYEDPESLRTLRYGKIMIMTDQDQDGSHIKGLLINFFHHNWPSLLKHTFLEEFITPIVKVSKNKQEFSFYSIPEFDEWKKQTDNFKTWHIKYYKGLGTSTSKEAKEYFADMEKHRIMFRYMGNEDDAAITLAFSKKKTDDRKEWLTNFMEDRRQRRLHGLPEQYLYGTQTRHLSYNDFINKELILFSNSDNERSIPSLVDGLKPGQRKVLFTCLKRNDKREVKVAQLAGSVAEMSAYHHGEQALMMTIVNLAQNFVGSNNANILQPLGQFGTRINGGKDAASPRYIFTMLSPLAKLLFPPLDSSLLKFLYDDNQKVEPEWYIPIIPMVLVNGAEGIGTGWACKIPNYDVREIVNNIYRMLSHQDPLPMLPSYKNFKGVIHELGQNQFMVSGEVSVLDKNTIEIIELPVRTWTQAYKESVLEPMLQGTEKTPALITDYKEYHTDSTVKFVVRMSEEKLAQAEAAGLHKVFKLQSSLTCNSMVLFDHMGCLKRYDSVQDILKEFFELRLQYYRLRKDWLVGSLGAEAAKLSNQARFVLEKIEGRISIENKSKRELIRMLVQKGYESDPVVAWTKAQEKALEEDERDGNDSDSSVDSGSTTGPNFNYILNMPLWCLSKEKVDELLKQRDHKKSELGDLQRKSPDDLWKGDLAVFVEELDRVEAQEREDQSAGKGVKLVKGKVGKPKVKKMHLEETLPSPYGRRVEPTITQAMKADACKKMTNRKKKGDSDLVVKMEFDDETAGLGAEGGTGENSLNSTTGLNSTTGLNSTTGLNSTTGPTKPKVPRVKKEREKKEPGAPRAPRKPATPKGTPAKKVKKRNPWSEDESKSDSDIEDSEPVVIPRDTKSQRASAAKPKYTFDFSEEEDEDADENGEDEAASSPVQSFKDSFAASEGTKSRYDDDDEDEEEDVYPPPKHSTVTSISAGKKNKEADIFSAKSAFSEKSIDSDGPKFDSDEDGDGPIFSSYSSSSAFDKPAPAKKAKKPSEAAPKPRKAPAPKAKKPDKSVWDSDSDTGSKKQSAPALKGKGRGRKRKPSGSGEDDYSPMKKAGKAPTSKVSKSKKAAPTRPAVSDEDDVDSFSLSDAASRDRSGRAKKEVKYFAESGDEDEDQYDMFD; this is encoded by the exons ATGACCAAGACAGCCGACCCCAAAATCAAGTTCTTTGACGGGGAGGATTTCACTTGCGTCACGTTCCAGCCAGACCTGTCCAAATTCAAGATGGACAAGCTGGACAAAGACATAGTGGCCCTGGTCACCCGGAGGGCCTACGACATCGCCGGCTCCTGCAAGGGCGTCAAGGTCATGCTCAATGGGAAGAAACTGCCT GTGACGGGGTTCCGCAGCTACGTGGACCTGTATGTGAAGGACAAGCTGGACGAGACGGGCGTGGCCCTGAAGGTGGTCAACGAGTCTGTGAACGAGCGCTGGGAGGTGTGTCTCACCATGAGCGAGAAGGGCTTCCAGCAGATCAGCTTCGTCAACAGCATCGCCACCACGAAG GGTGGCCGGCACATTGACTATGTGGTGGACCAAATCGTTGCCAAGCTGATTGAAGTGGTTAAGAAAAAGAACAAAGCTGGAGTTACGGTGAAACCCTTCCAG GTGAAGAACCACATCTGGGTGTTTGTGAACGCGCTGATCGAGAACCCCACCTTCGACTCCCAGACCAAGGAGAACATGACCCTGCAGACCAAGAGCTTTGGCTCCAAATGTCCCCTGTCCGACAAGTTCATTAGGGCG GCTACCAACTGTGGAATAGTGGAGAGTATCTTGAACTGGGTGAAGTTTAAGGCCCAGACTCAACTGAACAAGAAGTGCTCCTCTGTGAAGCACAGCAAGATCAAAGGAATCCCCAAACTGGATGACGCCAATGATGCTG GTGGTAAACACTCGTCTGAGTGCACGCTGATCCTGACAGAGGGGGACTCAGCCAAGTCTTTGGCCGTCTCGGGCCTGGGCGTGATTGGACGAGACCGCTACGGAGTCTTCCCCCTCAGAGGAAAGATCTTGAACGTCCGAGAGGCCACCCACAAGCAG ATCATGGAGAACGCTGAGATCAACAACATCATCAAGATCGTGGGGCTCCAGTACAAGAAGAGTTACGAAGACCCAGAGTCCCTGAGGACGCTACGCTACGGCAAGATCATGATCATGACCGATCAG GATCAAGACGGTTCCCATATCAAAGGTCTGCTGATCAACTTCTTCCACCACAACTGGCCGTCTCTACTGAAGCACACCTTCTTGGAGGAGTTCATCACACCCATCGTCAAG GTGAGCAAGAATAAGCAAGAGTTCTCCTTCTACAGTATTCCTGAGTTTGATGAGTggaagaaacagacagacaacttCAAAACCTGGCATATAAAGTACTACAAAG GTTTGGGTACaagcacaagcaaagaggccaaagaGTACTTTGCAGACATGGAGAAGCATCGGATCATGTTCAGATACATGGGGAACGAGGACGATGCTGCCATCACGCTG GCCTTCAGTAAGAAGAAGACGGACGACAGGAAGGAGTGGCTGACCAACTTCATGGAGGACAGGCGTCAGAGGAGGCTGCACGGCCTGCCTGAG CAATACCTCTATGGGACCCAAACAAGGCACCTATCCTACAATGACTTCATCAACAAAGAGCTGATCCTCTTCTCCAACTCCGACAACGAGAGATCCATCCCGTCCTTAGTTGACG GGCTGAAGCCGGGCCAGAGGAAGGTGCTCTTCACCTGCCTGAAGAGGAACGACaagagggaggtgaaggtggCCCAGCTGGCCGGCTCCGTGGCTGAGATGTCTGCCTACCACCACGGAGAG CAAGCCCTGATGATGACCATTGTGAACTTGGCGCAGAACTTCGTGGGCAGCAACAACGCCAACATCCTGCAGCCTCTGGGCCAGTTTGGGACCCGCATCAACGGGGGCAAGGACGCTGCCAGCCCTCGTTACATCTTCACCATGCTCAG TCCCTTGGCCAAGCTGCTGTTCCCGCCTCTGGACTCCAGCCTGCTGAAGTTCCTGTACGATGACAACCAGAAGGTGGAGCCAGAGTGGTACATTCCCATCATCCCCATGGTGCTGGTGAACGGAGCCGAGGGCATCGGGACAGGCTGGGCCTGTAAGATCCCAAACTACGACGTGCGCGAGATCGTCAACAACATCTACCGCATGCTCAGCCACCAGGACCCCCTGCCAATG CTCCCTAGCTATAAGAACTTCAAAGGCGTTATTCACGAGTTGGGCCAGAACCAGTTCATGGTCAGTGGGGAGGTGTCGGTCCTGGACAAGAACACCATCGAGATCATCGAGCTCCCAGTCCGCACCTGGACACAG GCCTATAAGGAGTCTGTCCTGGAGCCCATGCTGCAGGGCACAGAGAAGACCCCAGCCCTCATCACCGACTACAAGGAGTACCACACCGACTCCACAGTCAAGTTTGTGGTGCGCATGTCTGAGGAGAAGCTGGCCCAGGCAGAGGCGGCCGGCCTCCACAAGGTCTTCAAGCTGCAGTCCAGCCTCACCTGCAACTCCATG GTGTTGTTCGACCACATGGGCTGTCTGAAGAGGTACGACTCCGTCCAGGACATTCTGAAGGAGTTCTTTGAGCTCCGGCTGCAGTACTACAGACTCAGAAAAGACTGGCTGGTCGGCAGCCTCGGGGCCGAAGCAGCCAAACTGTCCAATCAGGCACGATTCGTTCTGGAGAAGATCGAAGGAAGGATTTCAATTG AGAACAAGTCGAAACGAGAGCTGATCAGAATGCTGGTTCAGAAGGGCTACGAGTCGGACCCGGTGGTTGCCTGGACTAAGGCCCAGGAAAAG GCGCTGGAGGAGGACGAGCGCGACGGGAACGACAGCGACAGCTCGGTGGACTCGGGCTCCACGACGGGACCCAACTTCAACTACATCCTCAACATGCCCCTGTGGTGCCTGTCCAAGGAGAAGGTGGACGAGCTCCTCAAGCAGAGGGACCACAAG AAATCGGAGCTGGGTGACCTGCAGAGGAAGTCTCCGGACGACCTGTGGAAGGGCGACCTGGCTGTGttcgtggaggagctggac CGCGTGGAGGCCCAGGAGCGAGAGGACCAGAGCGCAGGGAAGGGTGTGAAGCTGGTGAAGGGCAAGGTGGGCAAGCCCAAGGTGAAGAAGATGCACCTGGAGGAGACGCTGCCCTCGCCCTACGGCCGCAGGGTGGAGCCCACCATCACCCAGGCCATGAAGGCCGACGCCTGCAAGAAGATGACCAACCGCAAGAAGAAG GGTGACTCTGACCTGGTGGTGAAGATGGAGTTTGATGATGAGACGGCAGGCCTGGGAGccgagggggggacgggggagaactccctcaacTCCACCACCGGCCTCAACTCCACCACCGGCCTCAACTCCACCACCGGCCTCAACTCCACCACCGGCCCCACCAAGCCCAAGGTCCCACGCgtcaagaaggagagggagaagaaggagcCAG GTGCCCCCCGAGCTCCCAGGAAACCAGCAACCCCCAAAGGAACCCCTGCCAAGAAGGTGAAGAAGCGCAACCCCTGGTCCGAGGATGAGTCCAAGTCCGACAGCGACATAGAGGATAGTGAGCCCGTGGTCATTCCCAGAGACACCAAGTCCCAGAGGGCATCAG CCGCCAAGCCCAAGTACACCTTCGACTtctcggaggaggaggacgaagaCGCGGACGAGAACGGGGAGGACGAGGCGGCCTCCTCGCCCGTCCAGTCCTTCAAGGACAGCTTCGCCGCGTCCGAGGGGACAAAGAGTCGctacgacgacgacgacgaggacgaagaggaggacGTCTACCCGCCTCCCAAACACTCCACCGTGAC GTCTATTTCTGCTGGGAAGAAAAATAAGGAGGCAGACATCTTCTCCGCCAAATCGGCGTTCTCTGAAAAGAGCATTGACAGTG ACGGCCCAAAGTTTGACAGCGACGAGGATGGAGACGGGCCCATCTTCTCCTCCTACTCCAGCAGCTCCGCCTTCGACAAACCTGCCCCAGCTAAGAAAG CCAAGAAGCCATCAGAGGCAGCTCCCAAACCCAGGAAAGCACCGGCGCCCAAAGCAAAGAAGCCCGACAAGTCTGTGTGGGACTCTGACTCAGACACAGGCTCCAAGAAGCAATCTGCACCAGCACTCAAAG GaaaaggcagggggaggaagaggaagccgTCTGGCTCAGGGGAGGACGACTACAGTCCGATGAAGAAGGCTGGCAAAGCCCCCACCAGCAAAGTCAGC aagTCGAAGAAGGCAGCCCCGACCCGGCCGGCCGTGTCGGACGAGGACGACGTGGACAGCTTCAGCCTGTCAGACGCCGCCTCCAGAGACCGCTCGGGCCGCGCCAAGAAGGAGGTCAAGTACTTCGCCGAGTCCggggacgaggacgaggaccaGTACGACATGTTCGACTAG